The following coding sequences lie in one Lolium perenne isolate Kyuss_39 chromosome 2, Kyuss_2.0, whole genome shotgun sequence genomic window:
- the LOC127336760 gene encoding F-box/LRR-repeat protein At4g14103-like, with product MASPPWKKSSPSRRTDRISDLPDNVLGHVLSFLPTKEAGRAAMLGRRWRDIFCSVHTISFEEVEGERKDDLYTYFWEAADRRSCSGILLDCISSALLRRRNRCASTTSVLPVPLRSFRFAFDSCSGWDKVAVDQWLFDVLCRSGNEELHLDLRFHIGPICKRRKDEDNDEKETKDNEGWGYVLPTALFSCTAIRTLCLSHCKLNVPETVDLPFLEALHLTGIRGDDSGYMIQRLVWSCSRLVDLTLEANSRLKRLTVLDKRLRRFALRCCHNIAKVIIDASELRSLEYSGSVPEESLLSLSGSPGLASCTIRFCRVRPNNELEFVGFRRFLEKVSDSKHLHLHHRGLDSGFLAVFPTFSNLKRLELQGPVQSSDSVNGIRRMLEHTPNLEVLSLYMDTNPQKQKAEPITYRRRLEELDDDDEEEEEYERSIVVDNLLVPDESGLSSMPCLRHSVKEINMVNYQYDVQHRTLASLVFRNALVLERMCVVLGKGQFALQVELKKEIESWLVAKPEKSFM from the coding sequence AGCGATCTCCCTGACAACGTTCTGGGCCACGTCCTCTCCTTCCTCCCCACCAAGGAAGCTGGTCGTGCGGCCATGCTCGGCCGCCGATGGCGCGACATCTTTTGCAGTGTGCACACCATCTCCTTCGAGGAGGTAGAGGGCGAGCGTAAGGACGACTTGTACACCTACTTCTGGGAGGCCGCGGATCGGAGGAGCTGCAGCGGCATACTCCTCGATTGCATCAGCTCcgcgctcctccgccgccgcaaCCGGTGCGCTAGCACCACCAGCGTGCTCCCTGTGCCGCTGCGCAGCTTCCGCTTCGCCTTCGACAGCTGCAGCGGGTGGGACAAGGTCGCCGTCGACCAGTGGCTCTTCGACGTGCTGTGTCGAAGCGGCAATGAGGAGCTCCACCTCGACCTACGCTTCCACATCGGCCCGATCTGCAAACGCCGCAAAGACGAAGACAATGACGAAAAGGAGACGAAGGATAATGAGGGGTGGGGATATGTCCTCCCGACCGCGCTCTTCTCTTGCACCGCCATACGAACGTTGTGCCTCAGCCACTGCAAACTGAATGTACCCGAGACGGTTGATCTGCCGTTCCTCGAGGCGCTACATCTGACCGGTATCCGCGGCGACGATTCAGGGTACATGATCCAGAGACTTGTGTGGAGCTGCTCACGCCTCGTTGACCTGACGCTAGAGGCCAACAGCCGTCTGAAAAGACTCACCGTCCTCGACAAGCGCCTCCGGAGATTCGCTCTCCGGTGCTGCCACAACATTGCCAAGGTAATCATTGATGCTTCGGAGCTAAGATCCCTGGAGTACAGCGGCTCAGTGCCCGAGGAGTCGCTCTTGTCCCTGAGCGGCTCGCCGGGATTGGCTTCGTGCACCATCCGCTTTTGCAGAGTGAGGCCGAATAATGAGTTGGAGTTCGTCGGGTTCAGAAGGTTTCTCGAGAAAGTCTCGGACTCGAAGCACCTGCATCTACACCACCGAGGCCTAGACAGCGGATTCCTCGCGGTGTTCCCCACGTTTTCCAATCTAAAGCGGCTCGAGCTACAGGGACCCGTTCAAAGCAGCGACTCGGTTAATGGGATCCGGAGGATGCTGGAGCACACGCCAAACCTCGAGGTTCTCTCGCTGTATATGGATACAAACCCACAAAAACAAAAGGCGGAGCCGATCACCTACAGGCGGCGGCTAGaagagcttgatgatgacgatgaggaggaggaagagtacGAGCGGTCCATAGTTGTCGACAATCTCCTAGTTCCTGACGAGTCGGGCTTATCCTCCATGCCGTGCTTGCGGCACAGCGTGAAGGAGATCAACATGGTTAACTACCAATATGACGTGCAGCATAGGACGCTGGCAAGCCTTGTGTTCCGCAACGCGCTTGTTCTTGAGAGGATGTGCGTCGTGCTCGGGAAGGGGCAATTCGCGTTGCAGGTTGAgctcaagaaggagatcgagagcTGGCTAGTGGCCAAACCAGAAAAGAGTTTCATGTAG